The sequence TACTGTAATGCGGCTGTGAGTTCGCCCGTCGCTCCCCCAAATTGCTCTAACAACAACTGGGCAAAGCGTGGATTTGGCTCGACGATATCTACAGTATGAATTGTTTCTTTTTTGTGAAAAAACACGATTTAAGCTCCTTTTTTTAAGGCTGTCGGGACAAAGCAAGGTAGAATTTTTGAAGAAGGTTTTTTATGAAGAGTTGGAAGTCTTTAAACCTTCAAAAAGTATTTGCTTACTTCCACAGCTTAGTACAGGGGATACATCTAAACCTGCATCTGAGGGAGGACTTGAAATCTCGGTTCCTATTACCAAAGAATGATAGCCGCGCGATCGCTGGCTCGTCTGCACTGCCAATAAGGTAAAATTTAGGCTTAGGCTGTGATAGGTAATTAGGATTGTTTTCTGCTTTTAACTAGCATAGTGCTAGGATGTGGCGCTTCGGGCAATAAAATGTGGCTGATGTGAATTTAAGTTACCTAAAAATAGATATTATGCAATCTTTCCCGCTAGGGCATACTCCGGTTATTCCCATAAATAGATAGTGGGGAGAGCGATCGCTCTCCCCACTATGAGTAAATCAAAGCTTAAAATTAGGAATATTTACCTTATGTTCGCCATCTTTCAAATTGATCTTCCGAGCATCCGTTGATAAATTTGTTGCTTACCCAACCATTAAGTGGTTTAACTACTTCTGGAGTTACTCCAGGTTTTGATGTTACTCTGCCAGATATTTGCACCCAGCTTCCCGATTTTCGCACCGCTCTTACAATATCTCCCCTATTTAGTTTGGCAACAACTCGATTTTGAGCTTTAGGACCGCTCCGGATGTTGACATTATTTTCGTTAATAAACGAACATATGCTGTTGTTTTGTGCAATCAGGGTGGCAGCATTAGAAATGGAAGTAGAGAAAAGCTGCAAACCAGTGATGGTAGAAAGTAGCGCGATCGCGGCTATATATTTTCGCGAATTGCTCATATTCAAAAGGCCTGGTTTAACTGATGTCAATAAGCACAGCTTACCTTATTTAGTGCGACACTGTTGATTTTATAATATTTTTTTAATTTACTTGTATGCAAAATACTATTAGCCTGCCAAAGCTTTGGAAGAGCGATCGCTAATAATTTACCCCGCTTCTATTTATTACACCAGGTTTGAGCGCCAGCCTTACGTTCCATTAATCAACTACGCTTAGTAATCCCCTTTGCAGAGCATCGCAAACGCGGTTGATTTGATCTCTGTCCGTCGTG is a genomic window of Microcoleus sp. FACHB-831 containing:
- a CDS encoding SH3 domain-containing protein; this encodes MSNSRKYIAAIALLSTITGLQLFSTSISNAATLIAQNNSICSFINENNVNIRSGPKAQNRVVAKLNRGDIVRAVRKSGSWVQISGRVTSKPGVTPEVVKPLNGWVSNKFINGCSEDQFERWRT